CTCTTGTTTTTTTGATTGCCCTGGGCTTCGGTGCCCTGCTGGCGGCGCTTGCCGGATTACTCGTGGGAATTCCCACCTTGCGCCTCAAAGGAGATTATCTGGCTATTGCCACCTTGGGCTTTGGAGAAATTATTCGAGTGCTCATCACCAACTTTGAATGGTTGGGTGCTGCCAAAGGCCTGGGTGGTATTCCCGAATATTCCAACCTGTTCTGGATTTTCCTTTTTGCGACGCTCACTTTCATCGTGCTCAAAAATCTGCTCAGCTCCTCCAAAGGCATGGCCTTGCTGGCGATCCGCGAAGATGAAATTGCCGCTGCCTCCATGGGCATCGATTGCAGCCGTTTTAAAATTATGGCCTTTACCCTGGGAGCTTTTATTGCCGGACTGGGCGGTGGCCTTTATGCCCACCTCATGAGTTACCTACACCCCAATTCTTTTACTTTCATGAAGTCCGTCGAATACGTGGTGATGATCGTCTTGGGAGGGACAGGCTCGCTGACAGGAACCGTAATTGCTGCCACCCTGCTCACTTTTTTACCCGAGCTTTTAAGATTTATTCCCGCGATTCATTTAGGTGACACGACCCTCAATCTATCGGACAGTCGTATGATTATTTATGCACTGCTTTTGATTTTGATTATGATTGGAAGATCAAACAAATCCCCTCTCCCCTTGAGGGAGAGGGTTAGGGAGAGGGGAAAAATCAATTGAACAACACAATACCCCCCTCTCTCCAACTCTCTCCCTCGAGGGGAGAGAGGGCTAAGAATGATAAGCTCCTCCTGCAAATCCAAAACTGCTCCCTCCATTTTGGAGGCATCAAAGCCCTTACCCAACTCAGCTTCCAGCTGGCTGAGCGAGAGCTCTTGGGCATCATCGGCCCCAATGGAGCAGGTAAGACCTCTTTTTTTAATATCCTCAGCGGGGTTTACAGTCCCAGTGAGGGAGAAATTTCTTTTCAAAGGCAAAGTTTAATCCATTTCAACCCCCATCAGATTAGTCGCCTGGGCATTGCCCGCACCTTTCAAAATATTCGCCTCTTTCAAAATCTAAGCGTTCAAGACAACGTACGCATTGCCTTTCATCCTCACATTGAGGCCTCGCTTTTCTCCTCCGTTTTAAAATTGGATTCCTTTGTAAATGAAGAAAAACAAATCCAGAAAAAGACTTTTGATTTACTGGAACTTTTTGGACTCCTGGAAAAGCGCCTGGAACTGGCAAAAAACCTCTGCTACGGCGATCAACGCCGACTGGAAATTGTGCGCGCCCTTGCCACAAATCCAAAACTTTTGTTGCTCGATGAACCCGCTGCAGGAATGAATCTGAGTGAAAAAAACGAACTCATGCAACTCATTCGAGGCCTGCACCAGGATCATGGCCTGGCGATTATCCTCATTGAACACGACATGCACGTGGTGATGAATTTATGCCCTCGCATCCTGGTGCTCAACTACGGAACCCTGCTCGCAGAAGGCAGCTCTGAGCACATTCGCAATCATCCTCAAGTGATTGAGGCTTATTTAGGGGATAGAAATCGTAAACCGGTAAACTCGTAAACTGGTTAAAGAGGGTATTAAACCAGTTCACCAGTTTACGAGTTTACCGGTTTACCAATTCACAATAATATTATGCTGCTCCAAATTCAAAATC
The Deltaproteobacteria bacterium DNA segment above includes these coding regions:
- a CDS encoding branched-chain amino acid ABC transporter permease, with product MLQRLLKILFLFISLLLLQFLFPYFLNAYVIQILCLLGINVILALGLNLINGMTGQFSLGHAGFMAIGAYGAAFVSTLCGATLLRHLAFLHPAYAQTLVFLIALGFGALLAALAGLLVGIPTLRLKGDYLAIATLGFGEIIRVLITNFEWLGAAKGLGGIPEYSNLFWIFLFATLTFIVLKNLLSSSKGMALLAIREDEIAAASMGIDCSRFKIMAFTLGAFIAGLGGGLYAHLMSYLHPNSFTFMKSVEYVVMIVLGGTGSLTGTVIAATLLTFLPELLRFIPAIHLGDTTLNLSDSRMIIYALLLILIMIGRSNKSPLPLRERVRERGKIN
- a CDS encoding ABC transporter ATP-binding protein, which gives rise to MQIQNCSLHFGGIKALTQLSFQLAERELLGIIGPNGAGKTSFFNILSGVYSPSEGEISFQRQSLIHFNPHQISRLGIARTFQNIRLFQNLSVQDNVRIAFHPHIEASLFSSVLKLDSFVNEEKQIQKKTFDLLELFGLLEKRLELAKNLCYGDQRRLEIVRALATNPKLLLLDEPAAGMNLSEKNELMQLIRGLHQDHGLAIILIEHDMHVVMNLCPRILVLNYGTLLAEGSSEHIRNHPQVIEAYLGDRNRKPVNS